One stretch of Natrinema salaciae DNA includes these proteins:
- a CDS encoding HNH endonuclease encodes MTSRDWTADSDAVFDRDAFTCRHCGAVGDDEPTTHRPFPVGDVPLEGDVHESALVTVCDECFETLDAPAPTEAIAGDELFRLVRDTTRVQGATISDVAGFASLATSLPATLETALEPGTDADVDESVSEFRRTRRDVLLAIAVVDARLERLAALEDEGYDAETRTALRAFADTAVELQSALREVVALGETVATGLDRCHGCFEPHEGEVCPTCGLETRETDDWRQDDGTLAFDRLFTTINERLQGAAETTETLTDRTTALAEQLTAQ; translated from the coding sequence GTGACTTCACGCGACTGGACTGCCGACTCGGATGCCGTCTTCGACCGCGACGCGTTCACGTGTCGCCACTGCGGGGCCGTCGGCGACGACGAACCGACGACGCACCGACCGTTCCCCGTCGGCGACGTCCCGCTCGAGGGCGACGTCCACGAGAGCGCGCTCGTCACCGTCTGTGACGAGTGTTTCGAGACGCTCGACGCCCCGGCCCCGACGGAAGCCATCGCCGGCGACGAACTGTTTCGGCTCGTTCGCGACACAACTCGCGTTCAGGGGGCGACCATCTCGGACGTCGCCGGGTTCGCGTCGCTCGCGACGTCGCTTCCCGCGACGCTCGAGACCGCCCTCGAGCCCGGCACCGACGCGGACGTCGACGAATCGGTCTCGGAGTTCCGCCGGACGAGACGCGACGTCCTGCTCGCGATCGCCGTCGTCGACGCCCGCCTCGAGCGACTCGCCGCGCTCGAGGACGAGGGGTACGACGCCGAGACGCGGACCGCGCTACGGGCGTTCGCCGACACCGCGGTCGAACTGCAGTCGGCACTCCGCGAGGTCGTCGCGCTCGGCGAAACGGTCGCGACCGGACTCGATCGCTGTCACGGCTGCTTCGAGCCGCACGAGGGCGAGGTGTGTCCGACCTGCGGGCTCGAGACGCGCGAAACGGACGACTGGCGTCAGGACGACGGGACTCTCGCGTTCGACCGGCTGTTCACGACGATCAACGAGCGGCTGCAGGGGGCCGCCGAGACGACCGAGACGCTGACCGACCGAACGACGGCGCTGGCGGAGCAACTCACGGCGCAGTAA
- a CDS encoding Lrp/AsnC family transcriptional regulator codes for MDTRLDEIDRRIVHALMDDARTISAPTIAEEVNVSPGTIRNRIAQLEDRGVITGYHASIDFEQAEGHLTNLFMCNAPVSEREAIAQQARIIPGVINIRELLTGRRNLHVLAVGADTEDLRRIARSLSDLGLEIEDEVLVQSETTQAYSPFGPGNETREAMLTDFISLSGDAEVAEVTVDRDAPVAGMSLQEAARRETFTDDTLVIAIERDDTVVTPHGDTKIRPDDIVTVFSRNGVTDETITSFRSSEVADS; via the coding sequence ATGGACACGCGGCTCGACGAGATCGATCGTCGAATCGTTCACGCGCTGATGGACGATGCGCGGACGATCTCGGCACCGACGATCGCGGAGGAAGTGAACGTCTCGCCCGGGACGATCAGAAACCGGATCGCACAGCTCGAGGACAGGGGCGTGATCACCGGCTATCACGCGAGCATCGACTTCGAGCAGGCGGAGGGACACCTCACGAACCTCTTCATGTGCAACGCGCCCGTCTCCGAGCGCGAAGCGATCGCGCAACAGGCGCGGATCATCCCCGGCGTGATCAACATTCGGGAGCTGCTGACCGGCCGCCGGAATCTGCACGTGCTCGCGGTCGGGGCCGATACCGAAGATCTGCGCCGGATCGCCCGCTCGCTCTCGGATCTCGGCCTCGAGATCGAAGACGAGGTCCTCGTCCAGAGCGAGACGACGCAGGCGTACTCGCCGTTCGGCCCCGGGAACGAGACCCGCGAGGCCATGCTCACGGACTTCATCAGCCTCTCGGGCGACGCCGAGGTCGCCGAGGTGACGGTCGATCGCGACGCTCCCGTCGCCGGCATGAGTTTACAGGAAGCCGCTCGTCGCGAAACGTTCACCGACGATACGCTCGTGATCGCGATCGAACGGGACGACACCGTCGTGACGCCCCACGGTGACACGAAAATTCGCCCGGACGACATCGTCACGGTCTTCTCCCGCAACGGGGTGACCGACGAGACGATCACGAGCTTCCGCTCAAGCGAGGTCGCCGACTCCTGA
- a CDS encoding universal stress protein: MIEDADGPADSGEYRVLVPLSNPHTEQHLIELASTLAAERDGVVDAVHIVQVPDQTPLERAGEHLDRIDEESANLLEQAREHATAYDVPIETTTIVSHRSFEEVFDAAREHDADQVVIGWGENRPWAAGRAEQPLDELAHDLPCDFLVLKDRGYDPGRILLSTAGGPDSELGAEVAKTLHSQTGASVQLLHVVDEDEREAGEQFLADWAAEHGFGDAVLTVDTLGDVEGAIAREAADETLVIIGATERGLLSRLVRGSLVFDVVDDLDSSVLLAERPTKRSLRERLFGRSKE, encoded by the coding sequence ATGATCGAGGACGCGGACGGGCCCGCTGATTCGGGCGAGTATCGCGTACTGGTACCGCTGTCAAATCCCCACACGGAGCAGCACCTGATCGAGCTGGCCAGCACGCTCGCCGCCGAACGCGACGGCGTCGTCGACGCGGTACACATCGTGCAGGTCCCCGATCAGACGCCGCTGGAGCGCGCCGGCGAACATCTCGACCGGATCGACGAGGAATCCGCGAACCTACTCGAGCAGGCCCGCGAACACGCCACGGCGTACGATGTGCCGATCGAAACGACGACGATCGTCTCCCACCGCTCGTTCGAGGAGGTGTTCGACGCCGCTCGTGAACACGACGCCGATCAGGTCGTGATCGGCTGGGGAGAGAACCGACCGTGGGCAGCGGGCCGTGCCGAGCAACCGCTCGACGAACTCGCCCACGACCTTCCGTGTGATTTCCTCGTCCTGAAAGATCGGGGCTACGACCCCGGACGGATCCTCCTGTCGACCGCCGGCGGCCCGGACTCCGAGCTTGGGGCGGAGGTCGCGAAAACGCTGCACTCGCAGACCGGCGCGTCGGTCCAGCTGCTCCACGTCGTCGACGAGGACGAGCGGGAGGCCGGCGAGCAGTTCCTCGCGGACTGGGCGGCCGAGCACGGCTTCGGAGACGCCGTGCTGACGGTCGACACCTTGGGCGACGTCGAGGGCGCGATCGCCCGCGAGGCCGCCGACGAGACGCTCGTGATCATCGGTGCGACGGAACGCGGGCTCCTCTCCCGACTCGTCCGCGGCTCGCTCGTGTTCGACGTCGTCGACGACCTGGACAGCTCCGTGCTGCTCGCCGAGCGGCCGACGAAACGGTCGCTCCGCGAACGGCTCTTCGGTCGCTCGAAAGAGTAG
- a CDS encoding nucleoside phosphorylase, translating to MATQPHLLVDDGELTDIALIPGDPGRVDRIADHCDESETIAQNREYKVVNATYEGRELTICSTGIGCPSAAIAVEELANVGVETFVRVGTTGALQSGIEIGDMIVATGAAKNEGTSKRYEAAEYPAVPDYDVLSALVDSAEANGEDVHVGPIASDDAYYAETDDAVDDWEAAGMLSVEMEAAAVFSLTRRKGLRAGAICTVDGNLVDGTQKGTDTEDDELPDKAKNNVGRAIDIALEAATEL from the coding sequence ATGGCGACGCAGCCACACCTGCTGGTCGACGACGGAGAGCTGACCGACATCGCGCTCATTCCCGGCGATCCCGGGCGGGTCGACCGGATCGCCGACCACTGCGACGAGTCCGAAACGATCGCGCAAAACCGCGAGTACAAGGTGGTCAACGCCACCTACGAGGGACGAGAGCTGACCATCTGCTCGACGGGGATCGGCTGTCCCTCCGCCGCGATCGCCGTCGAAGAACTGGCCAACGTCGGCGTCGAGACGTTCGTCCGCGTCGGAACGACCGGGGCGCTCCAGTCGGGCATCGAGATCGGCGACATGATCGTCGCGACGGGCGCGGCGAAAAACGAGGGGACGAGCAAGCGCTACGAGGCCGCCGAGTACCCCGCCGTGCCGGACTACGACGTCCTGTCGGCGCTCGTCGATTCGGCGGAAGCGAACGGCGAGGACGTTCACGTGGGACCGATCGCCTCCGACGACGCCTACTACGCCGAGACCGACGACGCCGTCGACGACTGGGAGGCCGCCGGGATGCTCTCCGTCGAGATGGAGGCCGCCGCCGTCTTCTCGCTGACCCGCCGCAAGGGTCTGCGCGCCGGCGCGATCTGTACCGTCGACGGCAACCTCGTCGACGGCACCCAGAAGGGGACCGACACCGAGGACGACGAACTCCCCGACAAGGCCAAGAACAACGTCGGCCGCGCGATCGACATCGCGCTCGAGGCCGCGACCGAACTGTAA
- a CDS encoding HalOD1 output domain-containing protein — protein MTEGRVTESHGCGLRRRIQYDRRADEPPSIAAAMALARYFGDDVTAASTQLYDYIDPDALDSLFAETNSGTARSKGVVEFEIDDAVVTIRSERVDVCPTE, from the coding sequence ATGACGGAAGGAAGGGTAACCGAGTCCCACGGATGTGGCCTTCGACGGCGCATCCAATACGACCGACGTGCGGACGAGCCGCCGAGTATCGCCGCTGCGATGGCACTGGCCCGGTATTTCGGTGACGACGTCACCGCGGCCAGCACGCAGCTGTACGACTACATCGATCCGGACGCACTCGACAGCCTCTTCGCCGAGACGAACAGCGGTACCGCCCGCTCGAAGGGGGTCGTCGAGTTCGAGATAGACGACGCGGTGGTCACGATCCGATCCGAGCGCGTCGACGTGTGCCCGACCGAGTGA
- a CDS encoding carbohydrate kinase family protein — MDSVTVLTAGHVNWDVTLRVDRLPEPDGEASIRSQRQSGGGSAANVAAALGGLGVETGLVGSVGDDDNGLLARRELEAAGVSLGGVRVVEGAETAVKYLLVDEAGEVAILGNDGVNEAVAPADLEPDRIRAADHVHLTGQRPDTAAAIARIADEAGIPVSFDPGRRLGDRDYGDALALADVLFLTDREAAALFDGESIDAGSDRIVVVTCGADGAEAYAPDGEFVHAGFDVDPVDTAGAGDAFAAGFLATWLEERDIDRALAYGNACGALTASRDGARSAPTAGAVEDVLTRRS; from the coding sequence ATGGATTCGGTCACGGTACTCACGGCCGGCCACGTCAACTGGGACGTGACGCTTCGCGTCGACAGACTGCCCGAACCCGACGGCGAGGCGTCGATCCGCTCGCAGCGCCAGTCCGGCGGCGGCAGCGCCGCCAACGTCGCCGCCGCGCTGGGCGGTCTCGGCGTCGAGACCGGGCTGGTCGGCAGCGTCGGCGACGACGACAACGGGCTGCTCGCGCGCCGGGAACTCGAGGCCGCGGGCGTCTCTCTCGGCGGCGTTCGCGTGGTCGAGGGGGCCGAAACCGCGGTCAAGTACCTGCTGGTCGACGAGGCGGGCGAGGTCGCGATACTCGGCAACGACGGCGTCAACGAGGCGGTCGCGCCGGCCGACCTCGAGCCGGATCGCATCCGGGCGGCCGATCACGTCCACCTCACGGGGCAGCGACCCGACACCGCCGCCGCGATCGCGCGGATCGCGGACGAGGCCGGAATCCCCGTCAGCTTCGATCCCGGTCGCCGGCTCGGGGACCGGGACTACGGCGACGCGCTCGCGCTCGCCGACGTCCTCTTCCTGACCGACCGGGAGGCCGCGGCGCTGTTCGACGGCGAGTCGATCGACGCGGGGAGCGATCGAATCGTCGTCGTCACCTGCGGTGCCGACGGCGCGGAGGCGTACGCGCCCGACGGCGAGTTCGTCCACGCCGGGTTCGACGTCGACCCCGTGGACACGGCCGGCGCGGGCGACGCGTTCGCCGCGGGATTCCTCGCGACGTGGCTCGAGGAGCGCGATATCGACCGCGCACTGGCCTACGGCAACGCCTGCGGTGCGCTGACCGCGAGCCGCGACGGGGCGCGGAGCGCGCCGACGGCGGGGGCGGTCGAAGACGTTCTCACGCGCCGATCCTGA
- a CDS encoding DUF63 family protein, giving the protein MVLPEGFVVPPWYLLVPVVVILGSVIALLWAIEPPVTDRTVLAFAPWMMFGATLHVLYKIDAFPASIEPLFTAPMVYAVTAILAGIVWIVGVFLHVGGLQSTIPRFVGIAGTAFFAVFTMFALFQSLDLGTFEPFWPVISVVIAGIVTAIAWIALSLWFTDVAATTGATGALVVFGHTLDGVTTAIGYDVLAAGEDVPLSLLILEAGEALPTADYIGAGWLFVLVKVALAMGILGLFREYVEEAPRQARTLLALVAAVGLGPAVHNVLLFTVA; this is encoded by the coding sequence ATGGTATTACCCGAGGGGTTCGTCGTCCCGCCGTGGTACCTGCTGGTTCCGGTGGTCGTGATCCTGGGGAGCGTCATCGCGCTGCTGTGGGCGATCGAGCCGCCGGTAACTGATCGGACCGTGCTGGCGTTCGCGCCGTGGATGATGTTCGGTGCGACCCTCCACGTACTCTACAAGATAGACGCGTTTCCGGCGAGTATCGAACCACTGTTCACCGCGCCGATGGTCTACGCGGTGACCGCGATCCTCGCCGGAATCGTCTGGATCGTCGGCGTGTTCCTCCACGTCGGCGGGCTCCAGTCGACGATTCCCCGATTCGTCGGCATCGCCGGGACGGCGTTTTTCGCCGTCTTCACGATGTTCGCGCTCTTTCAGAGCCTCGATCTGGGGACCTTCGAGCCGTTCTGGCCGGTCATCAGCGTCGTCATCGCCGGTATCGTCACCGCGATCGCCTGGATCGCACTGAGCCTCTGGTTCACCGACGTCGCGGCGACCACGGGCGCGACCGGCGCGCTCGTCGTCTTCGGCCACACCTTGGACGGCGTCACGACCGCGATCGGCTACGACGTCCTCGCGGCCGGCGAGGACGTCCCGCTCTCCCTGCTGATCCTCGAGGCGGGCGAGGCGCTGCCGACCGCCGACTACATCGGTGCCGGCTGGCTGTTCGTCCTCGTCAAGGTCGCGCTCGCGATGGGCATCCTCGGACTGTTCCGGGAGTACGTCGAGGAAGCGCCGCGGCAGGCCCGGACGCTCCTCGCGCTGGTCGCCGCGGTCGGCCTCGGCCCGGCCGTTCACAACGTGCTGTTGTTCACCGTGGCCTGA
- a CDS encoding ribose 1,5-bisphosphate isomerase, which produces MVTGEPSVVPAVESTAEDISEMRIRGAATIADAAAAALATQADRSAADTPAAFRRELRTAARTLYETRPTAVSLPNALRYVLRGVDGDTVAALRTSTIERAESFQRDLAAAQDTLGEIGANRLRDGDVVMTHCHSTDALSCLEAALESGTELEAIVKETRPRKQGHITARQLREWDVPVTLIADNAARRYLDRADHVLVGADSIAADGSVVNKIGTSGLAVNARERGVPVMVAAQTIKLHPDTMTGHTVEIEMRDERELLSDEERASITGAADADGADGDGPDAVATDDGLRVENPAFDVTPPRYVDAIVTERGQFPPESIVTLMRELFGETTDEPWET; this is translated from the coding sequence ATGGTCACTGGCGAACCCAGCGTCGTTCCAGCCGTCGAATCCACCGCCGAGGACATCTCCGAGATGCGGATTCGCGGCGCGGCGACCATCGCCGACGCCGCCGCCGCGGCGCTTGCGACCCAGGCCGACCGCTCCGCGGCCGACACCCCGGCCGCGTTCCGACGAGAGCTGCGAACCGCCGCCAGAACGCTCTACGAGACCCGACCGACCGCCGTCAGCCTCCCGAACGCCCTCCGGTACGTCCTCCGCGGCGTCGACGGCGACACCGTCGCCGCCCTCCGGACGTCGACGATCGAGCGCGCCGAGTCCTTCCAGCGCGACCTCGCAGCCGCCCAGGACACGCTCGGCGAGATCGGCGCCAACCGCCTCCGCGACGGCGACGTCGTGATGACCCACTGCCACTCGACGGACGCCCTCTCGTGTCTCGAGGCCGCCCTCGAGTCGGGCACGGAACTCGAGGCGATCGTCAAGGAGACCCGGCCCCGCAAGCAGGGCCACATCACGGCGCGGCAGTTGCGCGAGTGGGACGTGCCGGTGACGCTGATCGCGGACAACGCGGCTCGCCGATACCTGGATCGGGCGGACCACGTGCTGGTCGGCGCCGACAGCATCGCGGCGGACGGCAGCGTCGTCAACAAAATCGGGACGAGCGGGCTGGCGGTGAACGCCCGCGAGCGGGGCGTGCCGGTGATGGTGGCGGCCCAGACGATCAAGCTCCATCCGGACACGATGACGGGCCACACCGTCGAGATCGAGATGCGCGACGAGCGGGAGCTGCTCTCGGACGAGGAGCGAGCGTCGATCACCGGCGCTGCCGACGCCGACGGGGCGGATGGCGACGGACCCGACGCGGTCGCGACCGACGACGGACTGCGCGTCGAGAACCCGGCCTTCGACGTCACCCCGCCGCGGTACGTCGACGCGATCGTCACCGAACGCGGCCAGTTCCCGCCGGAGAGCATCGTGACACTCATGCGGGAGTTATTCGGCGAGACGACGGACGAACCCTGGGAGACGTGA
- the deoC gene encoding deoxyribose-phosphate aldolase: MNRNELAPLIDHTVLGPETTPDDVRTVLDAAAEYGMNACIPPYAVEMAAEYAPDVTLATVVGFPHGQHAPAVKRREGVMAWKAGADELDVVINVGRLKAGETDAVRDELAELVAAVPIPVKVIIETALLTDAEKRLACEAADAADAAMVKTSTGFADGGATVADVELMREYLPVKASGGVGSYEDALAMLEAGAERIGASSGVEILAGAPESEMDRGR, translated from the coding sequence ATGAACCGGAACGAACTCGCCCCCCTGATCGATCACACCGTTCTCGGTCCGGAGACGACCCCTGACGACGTCCGGACCGTCCTCGATGCGGCCGCCGAATACGGAATGAACGCCTGCATCCCGCCGTACGCGGTCGAGATGGCCGCCGAGTACGCTCCCGACGTGACCCTCGCGACGGTGGTCGGCTTCCCGCACGGCCAGCACGCTCCCGCGGTGAAGCGACGCGAAGGGGTGATGGCCTGGAAGGCCGGCGCGGACGAACTCGACGTCGTCATCAACGTCGGCCGCCTGAAAGCCGGCGAGACCGACGCCGTCAGGGACGAACTCGCGGAGCTGGTCGCCGCCGTCCCGATCCCGGTCAAGGTGATCATCGAAACCGCGCTGCTGACCGACGCGGAGAAGCGGCTGGCCTGCGAAGCCGCCGACGCGGCCGACGCCGCGATGGTGAAAACGTCGACCGGCTTTGCGGACGGCGGCGCGACCGTCGCCGACGTCGAACTCATGCGCGAGTACCTCCCCGTCAAAGCCAGCGGCGGCGTCGGCAGCTACGAGGACGCCCTCGCCATGCTCGAGGCCGGAGCCGAACGGATCGGGGCCTCGAGCGGCGTCGAAATCCTCGCGGGCGCGCCCGAGTCGGAAATGGATCGCGGACGATAG
- a CDS encoding universal stress protein — translation MLEQVRARLVALARRLRRLERRELDSFVRWLEHTGNLLHLSVLVFVPLLIAAVTWLANMSAAISFLLFPPLASGTYTLFADPEGKYATPSKFVGGMTVGALCGWLALALAATAGFDDGGVSASGAALGVFFTGVCTWALDLEEPTAFSTALLVLVTGNAQLAYVLGIVVSSSFVAAAFVVWRNHFYEQRARYLYQTTNGDDHVLVPMADTGESVARFAASIAGAHDAGKVVLFDVVDEEDVEQRGSADDAGDETTAAERAASDAGRRLESLATSLERAYDVPCEVVVAADGRQSAGLVLRTARQQNCDLIVTPYAESDRGGLSTFISGLFDSEIDVIAFRSNGDGDRRQWRDSLVAVRGAGDTARAMLDFAIRVTEAGRTISVCTCIDTESRRRMAESSLADLIDAFSGRFETHVATESVESYLSRVAPRYDVCVIGSSTDRSAASRFVSPPTFRKLSDLETDVAIVHRGRHR, via the coding sequence ATGCTCGAGCAGGTGCGAGCGCGATTGGTCGCGCTCGCGAGGCGGCTCCGACGACTCGAGCGACGCGAACTCGACTCCTTCGTTCGGTGGCTCGAGCACACGGGGAACCTGTTGCACCTCTCGGTGCTGGTGTTCGTGCCGCTGCTGATCGCGGCGGTGACGTGGCTCGCGAATATGTCGGCGGCGATCTCGTTCCTGCTGTTTCCGCCGCTGGCGTCCGGGACGTACACGCTCTTTGCCGACCCCGAGGGAAAGTACGCGACGCCGTCGAAGTTCGTCGGCGGGATGACCGTTGGGGCGCTCTGTGGCTGGCTCGCACTCGCGCTCGCGGCCACGGCCGGCTTCGACGACGGTGGCGTCAGCGCGTCCGGTGCCGCTCTCGGCGTCTTCTTCACCGGCGTCTGTACCTGGGCGCTCGACCTGGAGGAGCCGACGGCGTTCTCGACCGCGCTCCTCGTGCTCGTCACCGGCAACGCGCAGTTGGCCTACGTCCTCGGGATCGTCGTCTCGAGTTCGTTCGTCGCGGCCGCGTTCGTCGTCTGGCGGAACCACTTCTACGAGCAGCGCGCGCGATATCTCTACCAGACGACCAACGGAGACGACCACGTCCTCGTCCCGATGGCCGATACCGGGGAGTCGGTCGCCCGTTTCGCCGCGTCGATCGCCGGCGCACACGATGCGGGGAAGGTGGTCCTCTTCGACGTCGTCGACGAGGAAGACGTCGAGCAACGAGGCTCCGCGGACGACGCGGGAGACGAGACGACGGCGGCCGAACGCGCGGCCAGCGACGCCGGTCGCCGCCTCGAGTCGCTCGCAACGTCCCTCGAGCGCGCGTACGACGTCCCCTGCGAAGTCGTCGTCGCGGCCGACGGGCGGCAGTCGGCCGGCCTCGTCCTCCGCACCGCGCGCCAGCAGAACTGCGATCTCATCGTCACGCCCTACGCGGAGAGCGATCGCGGCGGCCTCTCGACGTTCATCAGCGGCCTGTTCGACAGCGAAATCGACGTGATCGCCTTCCGGTCGAACGGGGACGGTGACCGACGGCAGTGGCGAGATAGTCTCGTCGCGGTCCGGGGTGCCGGCGACACCGCTCGCGCGATGCTCGACTTCGCGATCCGGGTGACCGAGGCCGGCCGGACGATCAGCGTGTGTACCTGTATCGACACCGAATCGCGTCGCAGGATGGCAGAGAGTTCGCTCGCGGACCTGATCGACGCGTTCTCCGGCCGGTTCGAGACCCACGTCGCGACCGAATCGGTCGAGTCCTACCTCTCGCGGGTCGCCCCGCGGTACGACGTCTGTGTCATCGGCTCGAGCACGGACCGGTCGGCCGCCTCGCGGTTCGTCTCCCCGCCGACGTTCCGGAAGCTCAGCGACCTCGAGACCGACGTGGCGATCGTCCACCGCGGGCGGCACCGATAG
- a CDS encoding NAD-binding protein → MVGDRSVRARLPDNWRRVLTTRATVVLVLLVALLSVATAVINIWTPNPGPLHGYVPEAIQSAAAFTGALTGFMMVGSALALRRGLRAGWWATLLLLPMTAAQGFLQSSQYSFPLVVLSIVSIPALLLTRSRFDKPLSLTTTQIAAGAALVGVQLYGTIGGYALRDHFEGINNILDAFYFTLITSSTVGYGDVTPNQESLEGMLFTMSVLVLGVASFGIAIGALVGPLIQDRISKTLGKMTESQLQLLDEHILVLGYGELTEPIVDELADTGRGFVVVTSDREVAANLSQRGISVVTGDPSDEEPLRRAKIDRAAAILVATNHDAEDALTVLTARELAPNTRIVAAATDRENTKKLERAGANAVISPSMLGGHLLVRSALGSDESGLIDRILER, encoded by the coding sequence ATGGTCGGCGACCGGTCGGTTCGAGCGCGACTCCCGGACAACTGGCGGCGAGTGCTGACAACGCGCGCAACCGTGGTCCTCGTCCTGCTCGTCGCGCTGCTCTCGGTCGCCACTGCAGTCATCAACATCTGGACCCCGAATCCAGGACCGCTCCACGGGTACGTTCCCGAAGCGATTCAAAGCGCCGCCGCGTTCACCGGAGCACTTACCGGATTCATGATGGTCGGCAGTGCCCTCGCCCTCCGACGCGGGCTCCGGGCCGGGTGGTGGGCGACGCTGCTGTTGCTGCCGATGACTGCGGCACAGGGATTCCTCCAGTCGAGTCAGTACTCGTTTCCGCTCGTCGTCCTCTCCATCGTGTCGATTCCGGCCCTCCTGTTGACCCGCAGCCGATTCGACAAACCGCTCTCGCTAACGACGACACAGATCGCGGCCGGGGCGGCACTGGTCGGCGTCCAACTGTACGGTACCATCGGTGGCTACGCCCTGCGGGACCACTTCGAGGGTATCAACAACATCCTCGACGCCTTCTACTTCACGCTGATCACCTCGAGTACGGTCGGCTACGGCGACGTGACCCCGAACCAGGAGTCGCTCGAGGGAATGCTGTTTACCATGTCCGTCCTCGTCCTCGGCGTGGCCAGTTTCGGTATCGCTATCGGGGCCCTGGTCGGCCCGCTCATTCAGGACCGTATCTCGAAGACACTCGGAAAGATGACCGAATCACAGCTCCAACTCTTGGACGAGCACATCCTCGTGCTCGGTTACGGCGAACTGACGGAACCGATCGTCGACGAACTCGCGGACACCGGTCGGGGGTTCGTCGTCGTCACCAGCGACCGCGAGGTCGCGGCGAACCTCTCCCAACGGGGGATCTCGGTCGTCACCGGGGACCCCAGCGACGAGGAACCGCTCCGTCGCGCGAAGATCGACCGCGCGGCCGCCATCCTCGTCGCCACGAACCACGACGCCGAGGACGCGCTGACCGTCCTCACCGCCCGCGAACTCGCACCGAACACCCGCATCGTCGCCGCCGCGACCGACCGCGAAAACACGAAGAAACTCGAGCGCGCCGGCGCGAACGCCGTGATCAGCCCCTCGATGCTCGGCGGCCACCTGCTCGTGCGGTCGGCGCTCGGCAGCGACGAGAGCGGGCTGATCGATCGCATTCTCGAGCGCTAG